One Ahaetulla prasina isolate Xishuangbanna chromosome 1, ASM2864084v1, whole genome shotgun sequence DNA window includes the following coding sequences:
- the SNW1 gene encoding SNW domain-containing protein 1 — MALTSFLPAPTQLSQDQLELEERARSQRVRQTALVSSRREPPPYGYRKGWIPRMLEDFGDGGAFPEIHVAQYPLDMGRKKKVSNALAVQVDAEGKIKYDAIARQGQSKDKVIYSKYTDLVPKEVMNVDDPELQRPDEEAVKELTEKTRVALEKSVSQKIAAAMPVRAADKLAPAQYIRYTPSQQGVAFNSGAKQRVIRMVEMQKDPMEPPRFKINKKIPRGPPSPPAPVMHSPSRKMTVKEQQEWKIPPCISNWKNAKGYTIPLDKRLAADGRGLQTVHINENFAKLAEALYIADRKAREAVEMRAQVERKMAQKEKEKHEEKLREMAQKARERRAGIKTHMEKEDGEVRERDEIRHDRRKERQHDRNLSRAAPDKRSKLQRNENRDISEVIALGVPNPRTSNEIQYDQRLFNQNKGMDSGFAGGEDEIYNVYDQPWRSGKDMAQNIYRPSKNVDKDMYGDDLETRIKTTNRFVPDKEFSGSDRRQRGREGPVQFEEDPFGLDKFLEEAKQHGGSKRPSDSNRPKEHDHEGKKRRKE, encoded by the exons ATGGCGCTGACCAG TTTTTTACCAGCACCAACCCAGTTGTCTCAGGACCAACTGGAATTAGAGGAGAGAGCAAGATCTCAAAGAGTGAGACAGACTGCATTGGTGTCATCACGAAGGGAACCTCCTCCTTATGGTTATCGGAAAGGATGGATACCACGAATGTTGGAG GATTTTGGAGATGGAGGTGCTTTCCCAGAAATCCATGTTGCCCAATATCCTCTGGATATGGGCAGAAAAAAGAAAGTATCCAATGCATTAGCTGTACAGGTGGATgccgaaggaaaaataaaatacgaTGCTATAGCTCGGCAGGGACAATCAAAAGATAAG GTCATATACAGCAAATATACAGACCTCGTTCCCAAAGAAGTTATGAATGTGGATGACCCAGAGCTTCAAAGACCAGATGAGGAAGCTGTCAAAGAG CTTACAGAAAAGACAAGAGTTGCACTGGAAAAGTCTGTTTCTCAAAAAATCGCAGCAGCAATGCCAGTCCGAGCAGCTGATAAACTAGCTCCAGCGCAGTATATTCG ATACACACCATCACAGCAGGGAGTGGCATTCAATTCTGGTGCAAAACAGAGAGTTATTAGAATGGTGGAGATGCAAAAGGATCCCATGGAGCCCCCAAGATTCAA GATTAATAAGAAAATTCCTCGTGGGCCGCCATCTCCCCCTGCTCCAGTAATGCATTCTCCCAGTAGAAAG ATGACTGTAAAGGAGCAGCAAGAATGGAAAATTCCACCTTGTATTTCAAACTGGAAAAACGCAAAG GGTTACACCATCCCATTAGACAAACGCCTGGCTGCAGATGGTAGAGGATTGCAGACTGTACACATTAATGAAAACTttgctaaattggcagaagctcTTTACATTGCTGATAGAAAG GCTCGTGAGGCTGTAGAAATGCGAGCCCAGGTAGAACGCAAAATGgcacagaaggaaaaagaaaaacacgaGGAGAAACTTCGTGAAATGGCCCAGAAGGCCAGGGAACGAAGAGCTGGAATCAAAACTCATATGGAGAAAG AGGATGGAGAAGTTAGGGAACGTGATGAAATCAGGCATGACAGGCGAAAAGAAAGGCAACATGACCGGAATCTTTCCAGAGCAGCCCCTGACAAAAG GTCGAAACTACAGAGAAATGAGAACAGAGATATTAGTGAAGTCATTGCATTGGGTGTTCCTAATCCTCGGACATCCAACGAAATTCAGTATGACCAGAGACTCTTCAACCAAAATAAG GGCATGGACAGCGGGTTTGCAGGAGGAGAAGATGAAATTTATAATGTCTATGATCAGCCCTGGAGAAGTGGTAAAGACATGGCCCAAAATATATACAGACCAAGTAAAAATGTCGATAAGGACATGTATGGTGATGATTTGGAAACAAGAATAAAAACTACTAACAG GTTTGTTCCTGATAAGGAATTTTCTGGCTCAGATCGTAgacaaagaggaagagaaggaccagttcAATTTGAGGAAGATCCTTTTGGTCTAGACAAATTCTTAGAGGAGGCAAAACAGCACGGGGGCTCGAAAAGACCTTCTGATAGCAACCGCCCTAAAGAACATGATCATGAGggcaaaaagagaaggaaagagtaa